A section of the Solitalea canadensis DSM 3403 genome encodes:
- a CDS encoding DUF6443 domain-containing protein, with translation MKNQFLKKIVLLGMLMPLSIYVHAQSSNQNYVQTRTPMVAVTDPATLSSLPYTQQQTTIQYYDGLGRPLQTVQKQATTNAKDIVQPFEYDALGREVKKYLPYSNITGSQDGGYKTNALTAGQGVWAHYKLATQSIDTTSFPFAETILEASPLNRMTEQGAPGKAFRVLKDATGKTTSLGNTIKTEYSTNTATEVKLWKLTANGATGTTNYNAGQLYKTISKDENWKATDLQHGTVEEFKDKAGRVVLKRTFNKNQQGATETLSTYYVYDDFGNLRYVIPPAVSATSFSESVTDNVFNNFIYAYRYDNRQRVIQKKIPGAWWVHLVYNRINQLVFTQDSVQRKNKEWLFTKYDAMGRVILTGIYTDTARRSTLQAKVNAQTANLWEGQGSAHYGYTKGALPTTAMKVLVANYYDDYSFAMPTGYTYVADSLNTQSLMTRGLLTASMVKVLNSNDSLWTVNYYDSKGQVVQVHRQNYIGGKDLVNTRYSFTGLPLVVKRIHTNSKGTGTQTFLTWYTYDHMGRKTRTREKIINGTVNASGQPVVLADYVYNELGQLITKKLHQASGASTYAQTVDYQYNIRGWLKKINDPAAVTGVLTGTADKFGMELKYDNGPVPQFNGNISDIIWKGSYRDTLQEYSFGYDKLNRLLKAQSMQGGLSNNYQERIDEYDLMGNIKKLSRRSRNVLIDSLVYSYKNSNNSNQLDQVDEFSNAATIYKNLGFSEPVSMQQAGEYTYDVNGNLSTDKNGLITAISYNYLNLPQSITKNGTTVNYVYDATGRKLRKTVGTTSEEYVDGLQLQTFNGTTTINFIATEEGRASWNGASNPYYYRYNLTDHLGNVRATVNESGTSEQEDSYYAFGLQMPGKSYTPSGDNKYLYNGKELQKELGWYDYGARFFDPTLGRWHVLDPLAEMSSGFSPYVYGNNNPVLMIDPDGMMSRYNWATNQYYDDKDGDGKQGKKEKNVEWDQVQQEYSLGGSGGDDPKKKGEKSAASNVASGFGDGALGTWEGIKSQFTLNGYLNGLANTFTFGTHGSIQLGEKVFDLASNIPNYTAADYEYGAGYAFEKVVELYLFKKLGNAIAKTSTPLYHYTSEAGYNAIMDTKVLNPSIGLKNARFGSGQYFTDIAPGMFTKGQTSYRLFGVPWNGSRLTHFIKIETSGLNIIQNKPFNFLNPSPTPLNLKGRILGGGKTGF, from the coding sequence ATGAAAAATCAATTTTTAAAGAAAATAGTATTGTTGGGTATGTTGATGCCGTTGAGCATTTACGTGCATGCCCAAAGTAGCAACCAAAATTACGTTCAAACACGGACGCCAATGGTTGCTGTTACCGACCCTGCTACGCTTAGTAGTTTGCCTTATACACAACAGCAAACGACCATTCAATATTATGATGGATTGGGCCGTCCACTTCAAACGGTACAGAAACAGGCAACTACCAATGCCAAGGATATCGTACAGCCCTTTGAATACGATGCCCTTGGACGGGAGGTAAAGAAATACCTGCCTTATTCTAATATTACCGGATCACAGGATGGCGGCTATAAAACCAATGCCTTAACTGCGGGTCAAGGCGTATGGGCCCATTATAAACTGGCCACCCAAAGTATTGACACCACCAGTTTCCCGTTTGCAGAAACCATACTGGAAGCTTCGCCGCTAAACCGCATGACCGAACAAGGCGCTCCGGGTAAAGCTTTTCGGGTATTGAAAGATGCAACAGGTAAAACAACCAGTTTGGGCAATACCATAAAGACTGAATACAGTACCAATACTGCAACAGAGGTAAAACTCTGGAAACTGACTGCTAACGGTGCCACGGGAACTACCAATTACAATGCAGGCCAGTTGTATAAAACCATCTCTAAGGACGAAAACTGGAAAGCGACTGACTTGCAGCATGGTACTGTTGAAGAGTTCAAGGACAAAGCAGGCCGGGTGGTGCTGAAGCGCACCTTTAACAAAAATCAGCAGGGTGCCACCGAAACATTGTCCACCTATTATGTGTACGATGACTTTGGCAATTTGCGCTACGTGATCCCACCTGCCGTCAGTGCTACCAGTTTCAGCGAAAGTGTGACCGATAATGTCTTTAATAATTTTATATACGCCTATCGTTATGACAATCGTCAACGAGTGATTCAGAAGAAAATACCAGGCGCCTGGTGGGTACATCTGGTGTACAACAGGATCAATCAACTGGTCTTTACCCAGGATTCTGTCCAGCGTAAAAACAAGGAATGGCTCTTTACCAAGTACGATGCCATGGGCCGGGTGATCTTAACAGGGATCTATACCGATACAGCCCGCCGTTCGACCCTTCAAGCCAAGGTAAATGCCCAAACGGCCAATTTATGGGAGGGCCAGGGAAGTGCCCATTATGGTTATACCAAAGGGGCCTTGCCCACCACCGCCATGAAAGTGCTGGTTGCCAATTATTACGATGATTACAGCTTTGCCATGCCTACAGGTTACACGTATGTAGCTGACTCACTCAACACCCAAAGCCTGATGACCCGAGGCCTGCTTACCGCCAGCATGGTCAAAGTACTCAACAGCAATGACTCCTTATGGACGGTGAACTATTACGATTCCAAAGGCCAGGTGGTACAGGTGCACCGGCAGAATTACATCGGTGGAAAGGACCTGGTGAACACCCGGTACAGTTTTACCGGCCTGCCCTTAGTCGTCAAACGGATCCATACCAATAGTAAAGGCACAGGCACCCAGACTTTCCTTACCTGGTACACCTATGACCATATGGGCCGTAAAACCCGCACCCGGGAAAAGATCATTAACGGAACGGTGAATGCCAGCGGCCAGCCCGTCGTGCTAGCAGATTACGTGTATAACGAGCTGGGGCAACTCATCACCAAGAAACTGCATCAGGCCAGCGGGGCGAGTACTTATGCTCAAACGGTGGACTATCAGTACAACATCCGGGGCTGGCTGAAAAAGATCAATGATCCGGCCGCTGTTACAGGTGTATTGACCGGAACGGCCGATAAGTTCGGGATGGAACTGAAGTACGATAATGGACCTGTACCCCAGTTCAACGGCAATATTTCCGATATAATCTGGAAAGGCTCCTACCGGGATACCTTGCAGGAATATTCCTTTGGGTATGACAAACTGAATCGCCTGCTCAAAGCCCAAAGCATGCAGGGAGGTTTAAGCAATAATTACCAGGAGCGAATTGACGAGTATGATCTGATGGGAAATATTAAAAAGCTGAGCCGGAGAAGCCGGAATGTACTGATTGATTCTTTAGTGTACAGTTATAAAAATAGTAATAACAGTAACCAGCTGGACCAGGTGGATGAGTTTTCCAATGCAGCCACCATATACAAAAATCTGGGTTTTAGTGAACCGGTAAGTATGCAGCAGGCTGGGGAGTATACCTACGATGTCAATGGGAACCTCTCGACCGATAAAAACGGATTGATAACGGCCATAAGCTATAATTACCTGAACCTGCCCCAAAGCATTACCAAAAACGGAACAACGGTCAATTATGTGTACGATGCCACAGGTCGTAAGCTTCGTAAAACGGTCGGCACCACCAGTGAAGAATACGTGGACGGTCTGCAGCTGCAAACCTTTAACGGTACCACCACAATAAACTTTATTGCCACCGAAGAAGGCCGCGCCAGCTGGAACGGTGCGAGTAATCCATATTATTACCGGTATAACCTGACCGATCATTTGGGCAATGTCAGGGCCACGGTTAACGAATCCGGAACATCGGAACAGGAAGACAGCTACTATGCCTTTGGACTACAAATGCCGGGAAAATCCTATACTCCGAGCGGAGATAATAAGTACCTTTACAATGGCAAAGAGTTACAAAAGGAACTTGGCTGGTATGATTACGGAGCAAGGTTCTTTGATCCAACTTTAGGCAGGTGGCATGTGCTGGATCCTTTGGCGGAAATGTCAAGTGGGTTTAGTCCGTATGTATATGGGAATAATAATCCGGTCTTAATGATTGATCCGGATGGGATGATGTCTCGCTATAATTGGGCTACTAATCAATATTATGATGATAAAGATGGAGATGGAAAACAAGGTAAAAAGGAAAAAAATGTAGAATGGGATCAAGTTCAACAAGAATATAGCTTAGGAGGCTCTGGGGGTGATGACCCAAAGAAAAAGGGTGAAAAAAGTGCTGCTTCAAATGTTGCAAGTGGATTTGGAGATGGAGCATTGGGAACTTGGGAGGGAATAAAAAGCCAATTTACTCTAAACGGATACTTGAATGGCCTTGCAAATACTTTTACGTTTGGCACACATGGGAGCATTCAATTAGGGGAAAAAGTATTTGATTTGGCTTCTAATATTCCTAACTATACAGCCGCGGATTATGAATATGGTGCCGGATATGCTTTCGAAAAGGTAGTAGAGTTGTATTTGTTTAAAAAGCTTGGAAATGCGATTGCTAAGACTAGTACTCCATTATATCATTATACAAGTGAAGCTGGATATAATGCCATAATGGATACAAAGGTTCTCAATCCTTCAATTGGCCTAAAAAATGCAAGATTTGGTTCAGGACAGTATTTTACTGATATAGCTCCAGGCATGTTTACAAAAGGACAAACTTCTTACAGACTTTTTGGGGTGCCTTGGAATGGTAGTCGTTTAACGCACTTTATTAAAATAGAAACTTCTGGGTTAAATATAATTCAGAATAAACCATTTAATTTTTTAAACCCTTCCCCTACCCCATTAAATTTAAAGGGTAGGATTTTAGGAGGAGGAAAAACAGGATTTTAA
- a CDS encoding macro domain-containing protein — protein MVTYIEHGNIFDLFEISNYAHGCNCAGAMGKGIALQFKDKFPKMYLEYKRRCKEGLFYLGDVFIYNYNNGTVFNLGTQTSWKTKADIVAIESALIKMMSYANQNGILKIALPKIGAGLGGLNWNDVKCVIDKVAQKFPGIDLFVVENYKNISI, from the coding sequence ATGGTTACATATATTGAACACGGAAACATCTTCGATTTATTTGAGATTTCAAATTATGCACACGGTTGTAATTGTGCGGGAGCTATGGGAAAAGGGATTGCATTACAATTCAAAGATAAATTCCCCAAAATGTATCTCGAATACAAAAGACGGTGTAAGGAAGGCCTTTTTTATTTAGGAGATGTTTTTATTTATAATTATAACAATGGCACAGTTTTTAATCTTGGAACTCAAACATCTTGGAAAACCAAGGCTGATATTGTCGCTATTGAAAGTGCTTTAATCAAAATGATGTCATATGCAAATCAAAACGGCATTTTAAAAATTGCATTACCAAAAATAGGAGCAGGCTTAGGTGGTCTAAATTGGAATGACGTAAAATGTGTAATTGATAAAGTTGCACAAAAATTTCCTGGTATTGATTTATTTGTTGTAGAAAATTATAAAAACATATCAATCTAA
- a CDS encoding AraC family transcriptional regulator — protein MITNIRTLYAPVQPTVKQTASNVSYVEFLPDAKLQPLIYCYWQLKTTEKLNEEFIYRVVADGCIDIYFELDNPHNSYVMGFCKQYTEFPLENSFNYVGVRFLPTMFPQLFGISAIELSDRFEELRSVIPSTSIFIANNLTEKLSPKQIKETLDRYFLKRLSEITFNNDIRLYGAIEIILNKSGAINIETELDTGISPRQLRRLFEFYIGDTAKTFNKIVRFQQILQAKPSQQSLKGNKLFLENGYYDQAHFIKEFKNLYGITPGKAF, from the coding sequence GTGATAACAAACATCCGGACACTTTATGCCCCTGTTCAGCCAACTGTTAAGCAAACAGCCAGCAATGTGAGTTACGTCGAGTTTCTGCCGGATGCTAAATTACAGCCACTTATCTATTGCTATTGGCAGCTTAAAACGACCGAAAAACTAAACGAAGAGTTTATTTACAGGGTAGTGGCTGATGGTTGTATTGATATCTATTTTGAGCTGGATAATCCGCATAACAGCTATGTGATGGGATTTTGTAAGCAGTATACCGAATTTCCACTTGAAAATTCGTTTAATTATGTTGGAGTGAGGTTTCTGCCAACCATGTTTCCTCAGCTGTTTGGTATTAGTGCAATTGAATTGAGTGACCGGTTTGAAGAGTTGAGATCGGTTATTCCTTCCACCTCTATATTTATTGCTAATAACCTTACGGAAAAATTATCTCCAAAGCAGATAAAAGAAACACTTGATCGTTATTTTTTGAAACGTTTGTCGGAGATAACTTTCAATAATGACATCCGCTTGTACGGAGCAATTGAAATTATACTGAATAAATCAGGAGCAATAAATATAGAAACGGAGCTGGATACAGGGATCAGTCCACGTCAGTTGCGACGACTTTTTGAGTTTTATATTGGCGATACCGCTAAAACATTTAATAAGATTGTTAGATTTCAGCAAATTCTTCAAGCTAAACCCTCCCAGCAAAGTTTGAAAGGTAATAAGCTGTTCTTAGAAAATGGCTATTATGATCAGGCCCATTTTATTAAAGAGTTTAAAAACCTGTACGGCATTACCCCAGGAAAAGCCTTCTGA
- a CDS encoding TIGR03364 family FAD-dependent oxidoreductase: MKTAIVIGAGIVGLGTARALAIKGYKVKVFERGSFASGASVRNFGMIWPVGQPQDTLYERALRTKSIWKEIAGEGGIWYDEVGSMHVAYQKDELAVIEEFVSAEKGNRPLKMLTPEEVKSYSPAAVQQGLLGGLFSADEMIVESRVAVHQVAAYLQKKFDVEFYWDTAISSITYPTVISGTKSWSADHIFICNGVDFETLYPETFSQAPITKCKLQMMRLEAQDENWRIGPALCGALSLTHYQSFKIAPSLAALKERIANQYPEMVKWGIHVMVSQNHLGELTIGDSHEYGLTFDPFDSAQINQYIMDYLKTFADFKNWNLQQSWNGIYAKMTNGATEFIHSPEQGVTIINAPGGAGMTLSFGLTEEVVGDL; the protein is encoded by the coding sequence ATGAAAACAGCTATTGTAATTGGAGCGGGTATTGTTGGTTTAGGAACCGCAAGAGCGCTTGCAATAAAAGGATATAAAGTAAAAGTATTTGAACGCGGATCATTTGCATCCGGGGCATCTGTTCGTAACTTCGGGATGATCTGGCCTGTCGGTCAGCCTCAGGATACCCTTTATGAACGTGCACTTCGTACCAAAAGCATTTGGAAGGAAATTGCCGGAGAAGGCGGTATATGGTACGATGAAGTTGGTAGTATGCACGTAGCCTATCAAAAGGATGAATTGGCCGTAATAGAAGAATTCGTTTCTGCAGAAAAGGGCAATAGACCGTTAAAAATGCTTACTCCCGAAGAGGTTAAATCATACTCTCCAGCAGCAGTTCAGCAAGGATTGTTAGGTGGCTTATTTTCTGCTGATGAAATGATCGTGGAGTCGCGAGTGGCTGTTCATCAGGTAGCGGCCTACCTGCAGAAGAAATTTGATGTTGAATTTTATTGGGATACAGCAATCTCTTCAATTACCTACCCAACAGTAATAAGTGGAACAAAGAGCTGGTCAGCTGATCATATTTTTATCTGTAACGGCGTCGATTTTGAAACACTCTACCCGGAAACATTCAGTCAGGCTCCAATTACCAAATGTAAACTGCAAATGATGCGTTTGGAGGCTCAGGATGAAAACTGGCGTATTGGTCCGGCACTGTGTGGAGCACTTAGCTTAACACATTACCAATCATTCAAAATAGCACCGTCATTAGCAGCTTTAAAAGAACGGATTGCTAATCAGTATCCCGAAATGGTTAAATGGGGAATCCATGTAATGGTTTCTCAGAATCATTTAGGCGAATTGACGATTGGTGATAGCCATGAATACGGATTAACTTTTGATCCTTTCGACAGCGCGCAAATCAATCAGTACATTATGGATTACCTGAAAACCTTTGCGGATTTTAAAAACTGGAACCTGCAGCAAAGCTGGAATGGTATCTATGCGAAAATGACGAATGGAGCAACAGAGTTCATTCATTCTCCGGAACAAGGAGTGACCATCATTAACGCCCCGGGAGGTGCCGGAATGACTTTGTCATTTGGATTAACTGAAGAGGTGGTTGGTGATTTATAA
- a CDS encoding SGNH/GDSL hydrolase family protein — MKRILPILVCLLISFSSKATPPHFYPADNSLFRYTGRIDFSNEKLPRFWASGVYIEAAFEGKSCEIQLNDEMLYGKYHNYITVVIDDEQPQRIKLTGKTNALTITAKTNKKTHKILICKTTESGIGYLEFLGLKCEKLLPLAPAPSRKIEFIGNSITCGMGSDESVIKCDKGEWYDQHNAYLSYGAITARSLNAQWQLSSVSGIGLIHSCCNLTIKMPQVFDKIYMREDSIKWNFKNYVPDVVTVCLGQNDGIQDSATFCSAYVKFITQLRSHYPKATIVCLTSPMADEKLVAVLKNQLTSIVAAVKKSGDENIDSYFFSKRYHNGCGDHPDLEDHLQIANELTAYLKKLKKW; from the coding sequence GTGAAAAGAATACTACCCATTCTTGTTTGCCTGTTGATTTCTTTTAGTTCAAAGGCAACACCCCCACATTTTTATCCCGCCGATAATTCATTATTCCGATATACTGGTCGTATCGATTTTTCCAATGAAAAACTACCTCGTTTCTGGGCGTCCGGCGTATATATTGAGGCAGCTTTTGAAGGTAAAAGCTGTGAAATACAGTTAAATGATGAAATGCTTTACGGAAAGTATCATAATTACATCACAGTGGTTATTGATGATGAGCAGCCACAACGGATTAAACTAACCGGAAAAACAAATGCATTAACTATTACTGCAAAAACGAATAAAAAAACGCACAAGATTCTTATTTGTAAAACCACTGAATCTGGGATCGGTTATCTGGAGTTTTTAGGCTTAAAATGTGAAAAGTTGCTTCCTTTAGCACCAGCTCCTTCACGGAAAATTGAGTTTATTGGAAATTCAATAACCTGTGGTATGGGTAGCGACGAATCGGTAATTAAATGCGACAAAGGCGAGTGGTATGATCAGCATAATGCTTACCTGAGTTATGGAGCAATAACAGCGCGGTCTTTAAATGCACAGTGGCAATTAAGTTCCGTTTCAGGCATTGGACTTATTCATAGCTGTTGCAACCTCACTATTAAGATGCCGCAAGTGTTTGACAAAATATATATGCGGGAGGATAGCATAAAATGGAACTTCAAGAATTATGTTCCTGATGTAGTTACTGTTTGTCTGGGCCAGAATGATGGTATTCAGGATTCAGCTACATTTTGCAGTGCTTACGTGAAATTTATAACACAGCTCCGTTCTCATTATCCCAAAGCAACAATCGTTTGCCTGACCAGTCCTATGGCGGATGAAAAACTGGTAGCTGTACTTAAAAATCAACTAACAAGTATTGTTGCGGCGGTGAAAAAATCCGGAGATGAGAATATCGATTCTTATTTCTTTTCTAAACGCTATCACAACGGCTGTGGTGATCATCCGGATTTGGAGGACCACTTACAAATCGCCAATGAACTTACAGCTTATCTTAAAAAACTAAAAAAATGGTAA
- a CDS encoding HAD hydrolase-like protein — translation MSLKLCVFDMAGTTVVDRQNVHAAFIEAMADFGYNVTLAEVNPLMGYKKTTAILQLLNIHETNPDKITVELIDSIHEAFEKYMVDFYATTPDLHALPFAEDLFNTLKGKGIKAGLNTGFSRKVADVIVERLGWKERNLFDYLVASDEVEQGRPYPYMIRKMMDNAGVKENEVAKVGDTEVDINEGINTGCLYVIGVTTGAFTREELLPYKPTHIIDSLKELEQIFFN, via the coding sequence ATGTCGTTAAAGCTTTGTGTTTTTGATATGGCCGGGACTACAGTAGTCGACAGGCAAAATGTACATGCCGCCTTCATAGAAGCGATGGCCGACTTTGGTTATAACGTTACGTTAGCTGAAGTTAATCCTTTAATGGGTTATAAAAAAACGACTGCCATCCTGCAGTTGCTTAATATCCACGAAACAAATCCGGATAAAATCACGGTTGAATTGATCGATTCAATTCATGAGGCTTTTGAAAAGTACATGGTTGATTTTTATGCAACCACTCCCGATTTGCATGCACTCCCTTTCGCAGAAGATTTATTCAATACCTTAAAAGGAAAGGGAATCAAGGCAGGATTAAACACTGGTTTTTCTCGAAAAGTAGCCGATGTAATTGTTGAACGTTTAGGGTGGAAAGAGCGTAATTTATTTGATTACCTGGTGGCTAGTGATGAAGTGGAACAGGGGAGGCCTTATCCGTACATGATCCGGAAAATGATGGATAATGCTGGTGTTAAGGAAAACGAAGTAGCAAAAGTTGGTGATACGGAGGTTGATATTAATGAGGGAATTAATACGGGTTGTTTGTATGTTATTGGCGTAACTACGGGTGCCTTTACAAGGGAAGAACTTTTACCCTATAAGCCAACCCATATTATCGACAGTCTGAAAGAGCTGGAGCAGATATTTTTTAATTAA
- a CDS encoding glycoside hydrolase family 5 protein — translation MVIQSISKKALVSLLLLISIIGSSNAQWVAPVKNHGALKVVNGKIVDVNNVPSQLRGISLSWSIWQGQKYYNTEVIDWLIKDFKISLLRVSMAIQHDGGYLQQPEQQYALITKVIDHALAKGIYVLIDWHDHNAEQHLEESKGFFDKVAKRYADKPNIIYEIWNEPERQTWPAIKAYAVDVIKTIRKNDPNKLIVVGSSSWDQDVDIASKDPITSFNNTAYSFHFYASDPNHNEMLRARADLAIKNGLALFVTEWGVGEANGDGEFNRVKTNEWLNWMESNKLSWANWNITDKKETTALLMPGAPVNGNWTTDQLTDAGKYIREKLRELNGF, via the coding sequence ATGGTAATTCAATCAATATCAAAAAAAGCATTGGTTTCTTTGCTGCTTCTAATTTCCATAATAGGTAGTTCCAATGCACAATGGGTAGCTCCGGTTAAGAACCACGGAGCACTAAAAGTTGTAAACGGAAAAATAGTTGATGTAAATAATGTCCCGTCTCAATTAAGAGGAATAAGCTTGTCGTGGAGCATTTGGCAGGGGCAGAAGTATTACAACACAGAAGTGATCGACTGGTTGATCAAAGACTTTAAAATATCATTACTGAGAGTATCAATGGCGATTCAGCATGATGGAGGCTATCTTCAGCAGCCCGAACAACAATATGCCTTGATAACCAAAGTGATTGATCATGCTTTAGCGAAAGGAATTTACGTATTGATCGACTGGCATGACCATAATGCCGAACAGCACCTGGAAGAGTCTAAAGGCTTTTTTGATAAAGTAGCGAAACGTTACGCCGATAAACCAAATATCATTTATGAGATTTGGAATGAGCCTGAACGTCAAACCTGGCCTGCTATTAAAGCGTATGCAGTGGATGTGATCAAAACAATCAGGAAAAACGATCCCAATAAGCTGATCGTTGTGGGAAGCTCGAGTTGGGATCAGGATGTGGATATTGCCTCCAAAGATCCTATAACGAGTTTTAATAACACTGCCTATTCATTTCACTTTTATGCTTCTGACCCAAATCATAATGAAATGTTAAGGGCCCGTGCCGATCTGGCTATTAAAAATGGTCTGGCTTTATTTGTAACCGAATGGGGGGTTGGCGAAGCAAACGGCGATGGTGAGTTCAACAGAGTAAAAACCAACGAATGGCTTAATTGGATGGAGTCGAATAAACTCAGCTGGGCCAACTGGAACATTACAGATAAAAAAGAAACCACAGCCTTGCTTATGCCGGGAGCCCCTGTTAATGGAAACTGGACAACAGATCAGTTAACAGATGCCGGGAAGTACATTCGGGAGAAATTGAGGGAGTTGAATGGGTTTTAG
- a CDS encoding VOC family protein, whose product MKRLLIILTILGVSLTNYAQSNPSNKSFNMKLNAGIITTKLAENKAFYTSILDFGVTFENEFYLLLHTPNKQAEISFLLPEHASQQPLFQQAFQGQGVYLTIEVEDVDKVYKELKQKGIAIKIDLRNEPWGDRHFAIQDPNGIGIDIVTYSPQE is encoded by the coding sequence ATGAAACGATTACTAATCATCTTAACAATACTAGGTGTATCGTTAACTAATTACGCACAATCAAATCCATCTAACAAAAGCTTCAACATGAAATTAAACGCAGGAATAATAACGACAAAACTGGCAGAAAACAAGGCTTTTTACACCAGTATTCTGGACTTCGGGGTAACATTTGAAAATGAGTTTTACCTGTTATTACATACACCCAATAAGCAGGCAGAAATAAGTTTCCTGCTACCTGAACACGCCTCTCAGCAACCATTATTTCAACAAGCATTCCAGGGTCAGGGAGTGTATCTTACTATTGAAGTAGAAGATGTAGACAAGGTATATAAAGAACTAAAGCAAAAAGGAATTGCAATCAAAATCGATCTCCGCAATGAACCTTGGGGCGACAGACACTTCGCGATACAAGATCCAAATGGTATTGGGATTGACATCGTCACCTACTCGCCTCAGGAGTAA
- a CDS encoding DUF5690 family protein — protein sequence MRTLKLKPDAPAWLVSIIAALGALGTYTFMYAYRKSFTAGTFEGLQFLDIDYKVWLVFAQIIGYAASKFYGIRYIAEVKPESRIKKIIACIVIAWIALLGFALIPAPYNIPFLLINGFPLGMVWGLVFSFLEGRKTTEVLGAILASSLIFASGLVKSVGRWMLSLPISEFWMPFLVGALFFVPLIISLFLLNLLPPPTAEDKALRSDRGPMNKTQRKDFLKEFLPGIVITVFVYMILTVIRDVRDNFEVEIWHWLGVTNYNIFVWVDGCITIAVLLLVAFLFLVKKNLRALNIIHLFVIGGSLLTGLSTLLFLNGEANPVWWMITVSFGLFLSYIPYNAIFFDRLIAAFKVKGNVGFLIYIADSVGYLGSVSVLTWKEFGAGSINWGQFFIQAIIVFSVIGFIAGLASMRYFNHKYQRNKKEDSDLFNNMHHAKVEAELL from the coding sequence ATGAGAACGCTCAAGTTAAAACCGGATGCCCCGGCGTGGCTGGTATCGATCATTGCTGCATTAGGAGCTTTAGGCACCTATACTTTTATGTATGCCTACCGAAAATCCTTTACAGCTGGCACTTTTGAAGGTTTACAATTCCTGGATATTGATTATAAAGTTTGGTTGGTGTTCGCCCAAATAATTGGTTATGCAGCCAGTAAGTTTTATGGAATCAGGTATATTGCAGAAGTAAAGCCTGAAAGCCGGATCAAAAAGATCATCGCCTGTATTGTTATAGCCTGGATTGCTCTTTTGGGTTTTGCGCTGATTCCAGCTCCTTATAATATCCCATTTTTGTTAATAAATGGATTTCCTCTGGGGATGGTTTGGGGTTTGGTTTTTAGTTTTCTCGAAGGACGAAAAACAACCGAAGTGTTAGGAGCCATTTTAGCCTCATCCTTAATTTTTGCTTCGGGATTGGTGAAATCGGTAGGCAGATGGATGCTTTCCTTACCTATTTCAGAGTTTTGGATGCCATTTTTAGTAGGAGCATTGTTCTTTGTTCCGTTAATTATTTCGCTGTTTCTGCTGAATCTGCTTCCTCCTCCAACAGCAGAAGACAAAGCGCTAAGAAGCGATAGAGGGCCGATGAATAAAACACAGCGAAAAGACTTTTTAAAAGAATTCCTTCCCGGTATAGTAATAACCGTATTTGTTTACATGATCCTTACTGTAATTCGCGACGTAAGAGACAATTTCGAAGTCGAGATTTGGCATTGGCTCGGTGTAACTAATTACAACATATTTGTATGGGTGGATGGCTGCATTACGATAGCGGTTTTGCTGTTGGTAGCTTTTCTATTCCTGGTGAAGAAAAACTTACGAGCCCTTAATATTATCCATTTGTTTGTTATTGGAGGTAGTTTGTTAACCGGACTATCCACCTTGCTTTTCTTAAATGGTGAAGCTAATCCGGTCTGGTGGATGATAACGGTGAGTTTCGGATTATTTCTGTCTTATATTCCTTATAACGCTATATTTTTTGATCGCCTGATCGCCGCATTCAAAGTAAAGGGCAATGTTGGTTTTCTGATTTACATAGCAGATTCTGTTGGCTATTTAGGAAGCGTGTCCGTCTTAACATGGAAAGAATTTGGCGCAGGATCGATCAATTGGGGGCAGTTTTTTATACAAGCCATAATTGTATTCAGTGTAATCGGATTTATAGCGGGATTAGCGTCCATGCGTTATTTCAATCATAAGTATCAACGAAATAAGAAAGAAGATTCCGATTTATTTAATAATATGCATCACGCTAAAGTAGAGGCTGAGCTTCTTTAA